From Candidatus Amoebophilus asiaticus 5a2, the proteins below share one genomic window:
- the gldJ gene encoding gliding motility lipoprotein GldJ, whose protein sequence is MKNLSYFIQKTIVIILLTGPLAACGNTKPSSSKPGKFSTATGMRFNQEGGFQVTPFKKQAVGPSMVFIEGGTTTIGVFGEDIKNSPKKRVTVTSFYLKETEVTNIEWQEYLHDLKENYSDEEYKAALPNEQVWVSDLGHNDPYVYNYSREPGFYFYPVVGVSWTQAKKYCDWLTEKLNAQQADKSQSAQNLQDPGNQNAEDTEDKTAAMGYRLPTEAEWEYAALAMVGTQDLDFVQSTQRVYPWGDGLSLRGKEDEWKGKYLANFKRSPGNYKGLPGESNSSAPTTPVYHYPANDFGLYDMGGNVSEWVSDIYRPISFQDLDDFNPIRRDDTLDPERDYDQNNSLINNRARVYKGASWKDCAHWAKVGTRRFLDQDSSTATIGFRYAMSSMGGDE, encoded by the coding sequence ATGAAAAATCTGTCGTATTTTATTCAAAAAACTATTGTAATCATATTATTAACAGGACCCTTAGCAGCTTGTGGTAACACTAAGCCTAGTAGTTCTAAACCAGGTAAGTTCAGTACGGCAACAGGTATGCGTTTTAACCAAGAGGGGGGATTTCAGGTAACTCCTTTTAAAAAACAAGCAGTAGGGCCTAGTATGGTATTTATAGAAGGTGGTACTACCACTATAGGTGTTTTTGGGGAAGATATAAAGAATAGCCCTAAAAAACGTGTTACTGTAACTTCTTTTTACCTCAAGGAAACTGAAGTAACCAACATAGAATGGCAAGAATACTTGCATGATCTAAAAGAAAATTATTCTGATGAAGAATACAAGGCTGCGCTCCCCAACGAACAAGTGTGGGTAAGTGATTTAGGACATAATGACCCTTATGTGTATAATTATAGTAGAGAGCCTGGTTTCTACTTTTATCCTGTAGTGGGTGTAAGCTGGACTCAAGCTAAAAAATATTGTGACTGGCTTACAGAAAAACTTAATGCACAGCAAGCAGATAAATCTCAAAGTGCACAAAATTTACAAGATCCAGGTAATCAAAATGCAGAGGACACAGAAGATAAAACAGCTGCTATGGGTTATAGATTGCCAACAGAAGCAGAATGGGAATATGCTGCACTGGCTATGGTAGGTACTCAAGATTTAGATTTTGTACAGTCTACCCAACGTGTATATCCTTGGGGCGACGGTCTTTCTTTAAGAGGTAAAGAAGACGAGTGGAAAGGTAAATATTTAGCCAACTTTAAACGTTCTCCAGGCAACTATAAAGGATTACCAGGGGAAAGTAATAGTAGTGCACCTACTACTCCTGTTTATCATTACCCTGCTAATGATTTTGGATTATATGACATGGGCGGTAATGTAAGTGAATGGGTAAGCGATATTTATAGGCCTATATCTTTTCAAGACCTGGATGATTTCAATCCTATTAGGCGTGATGATACATTAGATCCAGAAAGAGATTATGATCAAAATAATTCTTTAATTAACAACAGAGCCAGAGTTTATAAAGGAGCCTCTTGGAAAGATTGTGCACATTGGGCAAAAGTAGGTACTAGAAGATTTTTAGACCAAGATTCTTCAACCGCAACGATTGGCTTTAGATACGCAATGAGTAGTATGGGAGGGGATGAATAA
- a CDS encoding ankyrin repeat domain-containing protein, whose translation MQNKYGRTFLMEAVIQGLVSTVELLLQHPDINVNLKDEYGDTALDIAKNSEYLRHLNIASLIEAHMSK comes from the coding sequence ATACAAAACAAGTATGGTAGAACTTTTTTAATGGAAGCAGTAATACAAGGCCTTGTTAGTACCGTAGAATTATTATTACAGCATCCAGACATCAATGTTAATTTAAAGGATGAGTATGGGGATACTGCTCTAGATATAGCTAAGAATTCAGAATACTTAAGACATTTAAATATAGCGTCACTTATAGAAGCGCACATGTCTAAGTGA